In Sphingobium sp. Z007, one DNA window encodes the following:
- a CDS encoding vgr related protein, with product MSSRALTPQEIALARGVFGSAIDYGRVRVHERKWWPLQPKGVTMAPDGDLWFHPDGGLFCADFCEGPLHLQGHFIHEMTHVWQAQRSGKWWLPLMRHPFCRYGYDVVPGRPFARYGIEQQAEIVRHMFLLRRGVAVAGKPGLDVYEGLLPFRN from the coding sequence TTGAGTAGCCGCGCGCTGACGCCGCAGGAGATCGCGCTGGCGCGGGGCGTGTTCGGCTCGGCGATCGATTATGGCCGGGTCAGGGTGCATGAGCGCAAATGGTGGCCGTTGCAGCCCAAGGGGGTGACGATGGCCCCGGATGGCGACCTGTGGTTTCACCCCGACGGCGGCTTGTTCTGCGCAGATTTTTGCGAGGGGCCGCTGCATTTGCAGGGGCATTTCATTCACGAGATGACGCATGTGTGGCAGGCCCAGCGGTCGGGCAAGTGGTGGCTGCCGCTGATGCGGCACCCCTTTTGCCGCTATGGCTATGATGTGGTGCCGGGGCGGCCGTTCGCGCGCTACGGGATCGAGCAGCAGGCGGAGATTGTGCGGCATATGTTTCTGCTACGACGAGGCGTAGCGGTGGCGGGGAAGCCAGGGCTGGATGTGTATGAGGGGTTGTTGCCGTTTCGCAACTAA
- the sdhA gene encoding succinate dehydrogenase flavoprotein subunit, which yields MTEAYKIIDHTYDTVVVGAGGSGLRATMGSAEAGLKTACITKLFPTRSHTVAAQGGIAASLGNNSPDHWTWHMYDTVKGSDWLGDQDAIEYMVREAPAAVIELEHAGVPFSRNEDGTIYQRPFGGHMQNMGAGPPVQRTCAAADRTGHAMLHALYQQSLKYDADFYIEYFAIDLIMENGECRGVIAICMEDGSIHRFRAHAVVLATGGYGRAYFSATSAHSCTGDGGGMVLRAGLPLQDLEFVQFHPTGIYGAGVLITEGARGEGGYLTNSEGERFMERYAPSAKDLASRDVVSRSMALEMREGRGVGEHKDHIFLHLDHIDPKVLAERLPGITESGKIFAGVDLTRQPLPVTPTVHYNMGGIPCNYHGQVVTKVGDDPEVIVPGLFAVGEAACVSVHGANRLGSNSLIDLVVFGRATGLFLKDNLKPNAPHKALPADSADLALSRLDHYRNAKGSTPTADIRLDMQRTMQKHAAVFRDSALLSEGVSQMQAVNKRLQDVKVSDRSLIWNTDLIETLELDNLVSQAICTIESADARKESRGAHAHEDFPNRDDENWMKHTVSWFDGWGGSGGKVTLDYRPVHDYTMTDEAEYVKPKARVY from the coding sequence ATGACCGAAGCCTATAAGATTATCGACCACACTTACGACACGGTCGTCGTGGGCGCGGGCGGCTCCGGCCTGCGCGCGACCATGGGCAGCGCCGAAGCAGGCCTCAAGACCGCCTGCATCACCAAATTATTCCCCACCCGGTCGCACACCGTCGCGGCGCAGGGCGGCATCGCAGCCAGCCTTGGCAACAACTCGCCCGACCACTGGACCTGGCATATGTACGACACCGTCAAGGGGTCGGACTGGCTGGGCGACCAGGACGCGATCGAATATATGGTGCGCGAAGCGCCCGCCGCCGTGATCGAGCTGGAACATGCCGGCGTGCCGTTCAGCCGTAACGAGGACGGGACGATCTATCAGCGGCCCTTTGGCGGCCATATGCAGAATATGGGCGCTGGCCCGCCGGTGCAGCGCACCTGCGCGGCGGCCGACCGTACCGGCCACGCCATGCTGCACGCGCTTTATCAGCAGTCGCTGAAGTATGACGCGGACTTCTACATCGAATATTTCGCCATCGACCTCATCATGGAAAATGGCGAATGTCGCGGCGTGATCGCCATCTGCATGGAAGACGGGTCGATCCATCGTTTCCGCGCCCACGCGGTCGTGCTAGCGACGGGCGGCTATGGCCGCGCCTATTTCTCCGCCACCTCGGCGCATAGCTGCACCGGCGACGGCGGCGGCATGGTGCTGCGCGCAGGGCTTCCGCTCCAGGATCTGGAATTCGTGCAATTCCACCCGACCGGCATCTATGGCGCAGGCGTGCTCATCACCGAAGGCGCGCGCGGCGAGGGCGGCTATCTCACCAATTCCGAAGGCGAGCGTTTCATGGAACGCTATGCCCCCTCGGCCAAGGATCTGGCGTCGCGCGACGTCGTCTCCCGATCGATGGCGCTGGAAATGCGCGAAGGGCGTGGTGTTGGCGAGCATAAGGATCATATCTTCCTGCACCTCGACCATATCGATCCCAAGGTGCTGGCCGAACGCCTGCCCGGCATCACCGAAAGCGGCAAGATTTTCGCGGGCGTGGACCTTACCCGCCAGCCGCTGCCGGTGACGCCGACTGTCCACTATAATATGGGCGGCATCCCCTGTAACTATCATGGCCAGGTCGTGACCAAGGTAGGCGACGATCCCGAAGTGATCGTGCCCGGCCTGTTCGCGGTCGGCGAAGCGGCCTGCGTGTCGGTTCATGGCGCGAACCGCCTCGGCTCCAACAGCCTCATCGACCTTGTCGTGTTCGGCCGCGCCACCGGCCTGTTCCTCAAGGACAATCTCAAGCCCAATGCGCCGCACAAGGCTTTGCCGGCCGACTCGGCGGACCTGGCGCTCTCGCGTCTCGATCATTACCGCAATGCCAAGGGCAGCACGCCGACGGCGGACATACGCCTCGACATGCAGCGCACCATGCAGAAGCACGCGGCGGTGTTCCGCGACAGCGCGCTCCTGTCCGAAGGCGTCAGCCAGATGCAGGCGGTCAACAAGCGGCTCCAGGACGTGAAGGTTTCGGATCGCTCGCTGATCTGGAACACCGACCTCATCGAAACGCTGGAACTCGACAATCTGGTCAGTCAGGCGATCTGCACGATCGAGAGCGCCGACGCGCGCAAGGAATCTCGCGGCGCCCACGCGCATGAGGATTTCCCGAACCGCGACGATGAAAACTGGATGAAGCACACGGTCAGCTGGTTCGACGGCTGGGGCGGTTCGGGCGGCAAGGTGACGCTCGATTACCGGCCGGTCCACGACTATACGATGACCGACGAAGCGGAATATGTGAAGCCCAAGGCACGGGTGTATTAA
- the sdhD gene encoding succinate dehydrogenase, hydrophobic membrane anchor protein, translated as MGNGTGIGRVRGLGSAKQGAHHWLVQRYTAVANLLLTLWLLFSLLSLPGLDYESVVGWIANPVVAVPLMLMVVSIFMHLRLGMQVMLEDYVHDKGLAFFSMLVLNFYAFGGAAAGVFAIAKIAFIGVVKP; from the coding sequence ATGGGCAACGGTACTGGTATCGGTCGCGTCCGCGGCCTGGGCTCGGCCAAGCAGGGCGCGCATCACTGGCTGGTGCAACGCTACACTGCCGTCGCTAATCTGCTGCTGACGCTGTGGCTGCTGTTCAGCCTGCTCAGCCTGCCCGGCCTGGATTATGAAAGCGTCGTCGGCTGGATCGCCAACCCCGTGGTCGCCGTGCCGCTGATGCTGATGGTCGTCAGCATCTTCATGCACCTTCGTCTGGGTATGCAGGTGATGCTGGAGGATTATGTCCATGACAAGGGCCTGGCCTTCTTCTCCATGCTCGTGCTCAATTTCTATGCCTTTGGCGGCGCGGCCGCAGGCGTTTTCGCGATCGCCAAGATCGCCTTCATCGGGGTCGTCAAGCCATGA
- the sdhC gene encoding succinate dehydrogenase, cytochrome b556 subunit has translation MARSNSRPLSPHLTIWKWGPAMAVSIMHRVTGNGLATAGALGLIWWLMAAATGPEAYATFVTCATSPIGYLVMIGLTWFFFQHLISGLRHFVLDMGAGYELAKNKSWSIATFILSLLVTGLVWLYIFGKAF, from the coding sequence ATGGCGCGTTCCAACAGCCGGCCGCTCTCGCCGCATTTGACGATCTGGAAATGGGGCCCGGCCATGGCCGTCTCCATCATGCACCGCGTGACAGGCAATGGCCTGGCGACCGCCGGCGCGCTCGGCCTCATCTGGTGGCTGATGGCCGCCGCGACCGGGCCGGAAGCCTATGCGACCTTCGTCACATGCGCGACCTCGCCGATCGGCTATCTGGTGATGATCGGCCTCACCTGGTTCTTCTTCCAGCATCTTATCTCTGGCCTGCGGCATTTCGTGCTCGACATGGGCGCGGGTTATGAGCTGGCGAAGAACAAGAGCTGGTCGATCGCGACCTTCATCCTCTCGCTGCTCGTGACCGGCCTTGTCTGGCTCTATATCTTCGGAAAGGCCTTCTGA
- a CDS encoding methyl-accepting chemotaxis protein yields the protein MPSNLSFATASSDFLADVDSTGDIARAAREVGELIGDDLASVGAAFFASYMGETGLKDRLGSAVIARIEREADTYVREKLMHFAEGRWARSASDCVRHARKHDVSVRAVLNAVAAANERVTDIIWERCHDDAARCRRLLRMMLQVAMIDSGFMSNVLATDQAEAQRAERQRYGTLFEQRIVGEIDGASKLGESLREQAKDASAATRGMLGKASEVAAAAEQSALAMREAARTSAGLIRAIEDARTEVESAAEVAQRASAQSSDAVSMSSTLSDHAKSIESILGLIRDIAGQTNLLALNATIEAARAGDAGRGFAVVAQEVKSLANQTARATDEIAGKIADIQASTRQSVETNERIRDTVGEVKASAERIRHAMDAQAQTVTMITAAVDETALAADSMSTTISAIRQDTEVVASEIDQLERGFVSVEGKLASLRHASSDFGRQVA from the coding sequence ATGCCGTCCAATCTTTCTTTCGCCACCGCCTCATCGGATTTTCTGGCGGACGTCGATTCCACCGGCGACATCGCCCGCGCCGCACGCGAGGTGGGCGAATTGATCGGCGATGATCTAGCCAGTGTCGGTGCGGCCTTCTTTGCCAGCTATATGGGCGAAACCGGGCTTAAGGACCGGTTGGGCAGCGCCGTCATCGCCCGGATCGAGCGCGAGGCCGACACCTATGTCCGCGAAAAATTGATGCATTTTGCCGAAGGACGCTGGGCGCGGTCGGCATCCGACTGCGTGCGCCACGCCCGCAAGCATGACGTATCGGTGCGCGCGGTTTTGAACGCGGTCGCCGCCGCCAATGAGCGGGTCACCGACATCATCTGGGAACGCTGTCATGATGACGCGGCGCGCTGCCGCCGGCTGCTGCGCATGATGTTGCAGGTCGCGATGATCGATTCAGGGTTTATGAGCAATGTGCTGGCCACCGACCAGGCCGAAGCGCAGCGCGCCGAGCGTCAGCGTTACGGCACGTTGTTCGAGCAGCGGATCGTGGGCGAAATCGACGGCGCGTCGAAACTGGGCGAATCACTGCGCGAACAGGCCAAGGATGCGTCCGCCGCCACGCGCGGGATGCTGGGCAAGGCGTCCGAAGTCGCCGCCGCCGCCGAACAATCCGCGCTGGCCATGCGCGAAGCCGCCCGCACGTCGGCCGGCCTGATCCGCGCGATCGAGGACGCCCGCACCGAAGTTGAAAGCGCGGCCGAAGTCGCCCAGCGCGCGTCGGCCCAGTCGAGCGATGCCGTCTCCATGTCTTCCACCCTATCCGACCATGCCAAGTCGATCGAATCGATCCTGGGCCTGATCCGCGACATTGCCGGGCAGACCAACCTGCTGGCGCTCAACGCCACGATCGAGGCCGCCCGCGCAGGCGATGCCGGCCGCGGTTTCGCCGTCGTTGCGCAGGAAGTGAAGAGCCTGGCCAACCAGACCGCCCGCGCCACCGACGAGATCGCCGGCAAGATCGCCGACATTCAGGCATCGACCCGCCAGTCGGTGGAAACCAACGAACGTATCCGCGACACGGTGGGCGAGGTGAAAGCCAGCGCGGAACGTATCCGTCACGCTATGGATGCGCAGGCGCAGACCGTCACCATGATTACCGCCGCGGTCGATGAAACCGCGCTGGCCGCCGATTCGATGTCGACCACCATTTCAGCGATCCGCCAGGATACCGAAGTCGTGGCGTCGGAAATCGACCAGCTGGAACGCGGCTTCGTAAGCGTCGAGGGCAAGCTCGCCAGCCTGCGACATGCCTCGTCGGACTTTGGGCGGCAGGTGGCCTGA